A region from the Streptosporangium sp. NBC_01756 genome encodes:
- a CDS encoding AMP-dependent synthetase/ligase, whose amino-acid sequence MAGVLEERAAIEREIEGRTVCAQLKEAAERNPDAPAYSDPVDGGWATLTYGQARQRVLEIAAGFVALGLEPGEAVALMMVNRSEHVLADLGAVHAGGVSCSVYSTFTPEQVAFVAGDVGAKIVVLGGPAELARWEPVLAGLPEIRRVVVLEGAPSGDRFLSWEGLLALGRERLASDPASIDARWRAVTADDPLTVLYTSGTTGNPKGVPLTHSNVFFEVVSTSRLVVLPDEGTQISYLTYAHIAERVLSLYLPLFKFSHTHFCTDLAQLGTVLGQVKPVLFFGVPRVWEKMMARLQALLSTQPDEQQENVRNAMAAGLAYVEAGQYGRTPSAQVRTAYEQADAALLSVIRSMIGFENAAWLASAAAPMPLEVQRFFAGLGVRVLDVYGMTETTGAFTANAPGRYKLGTVGQAGPGVEVRIAEDGEIVTRSPANARGYLNRPEATADLLDEEGWLHTGDVGSIDEDGFVRIVDRKKELIITSGGENISPANIENHLKEHPLIGQALAYGDGRPYPVAVLTLDGEVAPGWARGRGIEFTTLAEFAEHPDVLKTVEAAVAAANEKLARVQQVKRWRLLPVEWTAETEELTPSLKLKRRVIHTKYAGVIDDMYAS is encoded by the coding sequence ATGGCTGGTGTCCTTGAAGAGCGTGCGGCGATCGAGAGGGAGATCGAGGGCCGCACCGTCTGCGCGCAGTTGAAGGAGGCGGCGGAGCGAAACCCCGACGCACCCGCCTATTCCGACCCGGTCGACGGGGGCTGGGCCACCCTCACCTACGGCCAGGCCCGGCAGCGGGTCCTGGAGATCGCCGCCGGTTTCGTCGCCCTCGGCCTGGAGCCGGGGGAGGCGGTGGCGCTGATGATGGTCAACCGCAGCGAGCACGTCCTGGCCGACCTGGGAGCGGTGCACGCGGGCGGCGTGTCGTGCTCGGTCTACTCCACCTTCACCCCCGAGCAGGTGGCCTTCGTCGCCGGTGACGTCGGCGCGAAGATCGTGGTGCTGGGCGGCCCGGCCGAGCTGGCCAGATGGGAGCCGGTGCTGGCGGGACTGCCCGAGATCCGCAGGGTCGTCGTGCTGGAGGGCGCCCCGTCCGGTGACCGCTTCCTGAGCTGGGAGGGTCTCCTGGCCCTGGGCCGCGAGCGGCTGGCCTCCGACCCCGCGTCGATCGACGCACGCTGGCGGGCCGTGACCGCCGACGACCCCCTGACCGTCCTGTACACCTCCGGCACCACCGGCAACCCCAAGGGCGTGCCGCTGACCCACTCCAACGTGTTCTTCGAGGTCGTGTCCACCAGCCGGCTGGTCGTGCTGCCCGACGAGGGCACGCAGATCTCCTACCTCACCTATGCCCACATCGCCGAACGGGTGCTCAGCCTCTACCTGCCGCTGTTCAAGTTCTCCCACACCCATTTCTGCACCGATCTGGCCCAGCTCGGCACCGTCCTCGGCCAGGTCAAGCCGGTTCTGTTCTTCGGCGTGCCGCGCGTCTGGGAGAAGATGATGGCCCGGCTGCAGGCGCTGCTGTCCACCCAGCCCGACGAGCAGCAGGAGAACGTGCGCAACGCCATGGCCGCCGGTCTCGCCTACGTCGAGGCTGGCCAGTACGGGCGGACGCCCTCCGCGCAGGTGCGGACCGCCTACGAGCAGGCCGACGCCGCGCTGCTGTCGGTCATCCGTTCCATGATCGGTTTCGAGAACGCCGCCTGGCTGGCCAGCGCCGCCGCGCCGATGCCGCTGGAGGTCCAGCGCTTCTTCGCCGGTCTGGGCGTGCGCGTGCTCGACGTGTACGGCATGACCGAGACGACGGGCGCCTTCACCGCCAACGCCCCCGGCCGCTACAAGCTCGGCACGGTCGGTCAGGCCGGACCGGGCGTCGAGGTCCGCATCGCCGAGGACGGGGAGATCGTCACCCGCAGCCCCGCCAACGCCCGCGGCTATCTGAACCGGCCCGAGGCGACCGCCGACCTGCTGGACGAGGAGGGCTGGCTGCACACCGGCGACGTGGGCTCCATCGACGAGGACGGCTTCGTCCGCATCGTCGACCGTAAGAAGGAGCTCATCATCACCTCCGGCGGGGAGAACATCTCCCCGGCCAACATCGAGAACCACCTCAAGGAGCATCCCCTCATCGGACAGGCCCTCGCCTACGGCGACGGCAGGCCGTACCCGGTGGCGGTCCTCACCCTCGACGGCGAGGTCGCCCCCGGCTGGGCCAGGGGGCGGGGCATCGAGTTCACCACCCTCGCCGAGTTCGCCGAGCACCCCGACGTCCTCAAGACCGTCGAGGCGGCGGTCGCCGCGGCCAACGAGAAGCTCGCCCGCGTCCAGCAGGTCAAGCGCTGGCGCCTGCTGCCGGTGGAGTGGACCGCCGAGACCGAGGAGCTCACGCCGAGCCTGAAGCTGAAGCGTCGCGTCATCCACACCAAGTACGCCGGGGTCATCGACGACATGTACGCGAGCTGA